The proteins below are encoded in one region of Flavobacterium nackdongense:
- a CDS encoding ammonium transporter has protein sequence MRKIILSVILITILVLSVFSIYLFPESTALGAHVVELKLDTGDTAWMLCATGLVLLMTPGLGFFYGGMVGKKNVISTVLQSFIAMVIVTVLWVVVGFGLCFGPTVGNIIGDPTSNMFFNGVNSTTAWELAPTIPFILFALFQAKFAIITPALITGAFAERVRFWAYMLFMVLFIIFIYSPLCHMTWHPDGLFFGWGVLDFAGGTVVHMSAGWAALAGAMFLGKRKVQKTNPARITYVLLGTGLLWFGWFGFNAGSAVGSNGLAAQALGTTTVAAAAAAMGWVFLDKILGHKLSAMGACIGAVVGLVAVTPAAGFVTIPSALAIGLIASIVSNLVVSKFPKGKIDDALDVFACHGVGGMVGMLLTGVFASKSVNAIVGDNQGLIYGDATLFLIQLKALVIVSIFAFCASYALFFIVNKITPLRVSEEKEELGLDISQHGEYL, from the coding sequence ATGCGAAAGATTATTTTAAGTGTGATTCTCATCACAATTCTGGTACTATCCGTTTTTTCAATTTATTTATTCCCTGAATCTACAGCGCTGGGTGCTCACGTAGTCGAGCTAAAATTAGACACTGGCGATACCGCTTGGATGTTGTGCGCTACCGGTCTGGTTTTGTTAATGACACCAGGTTTAGGATTCTTCTACGGTGGAATGGTAGGTAAAAAAAATGTAATTAGTACCGTTCTTCAAAGTTTTATAGCAATGGTCATCGTTACTGTTCTATGGGTTGTTGTTGGATTCGGATTGTGTTTTGGCCCAACTGTAGGCAATATTATTGGAGATCCCACATCAAATATGTTTTTTAACGGAGTAAACTCCACCACAGCTTGGGAATTAGCCCCAACTATTCCTTTTATTCTCTTTGCTTTATTTCAAGCAAAATTCGCCATCATTACACCTGCATTAATTACAGGAGCCTTTGCAGAACGTGTTCGTTTCTGGGCCTATATGTTGTTTATGGTTTTGTTCATTATTTTCATTTATTCACCATTATGTCATATGACTTGGCATCCTGATGGTTTATTCTTCGGATGGGGAGTATTGGATTTCGCTGGAGGAACAGTAGTACACATGAGTGCTGGTTGGGCTGCTCTTGCAGGAGCGATGTTCTTAGGAAAAAGAAAAGTTCAAAAAACAAATCCTGCTCGTATTACTTATGTATTATTAGGCACAGGTTTATTATGGTTCGGCTGGTTTGGTTTCAATGCAGGTTCTGCTGTTGGTTCAAACGGCCTAGCTGCTCAAGCGTTAGGAACAACAACTGTGGCCGCTGCTGCTGCTGCAATGGGTTGGGTATTCTTGGATAAAATTTTAGGACACAAATTATCCGCTATGGGAGCTTGTATCGGAGCTGTTGTAGGTTTGGTTGCTGTAACTCCTGCTGCAGGTTTTGTAACAATCCCTTCTGCTTTAGCGATTGGTCTTATTGCCAGTATCGTGAGCAACCTTGTAGTGAGTAAATTCCCTAAAGGAAAAATTGATGATGCTTTGGATGTATTCGCTTGTCACGGTGTTGGCGGTATGGTGGGTATGCTTTTGACTGGTGTTTTTGCCTCAAAATCAGTAAACGCAATTGTAGGTGACAACCAAGGTTTAATCTACGGTGATGCCACTTTGTTTTTAATTCAATTGAAAGCATTAGTTATCGTATCTATATTCGCTTTCTGTGCTTCTTATGCTTTATTCTTCATTGTAAACAAAATTACTCCATTACGAGTTTCTGAAGAAAAAGAAGAATTAGGATTAGACATTTCTCAACACGGAGAATACCTATAA
- a CDS encoding Cof-type HAD-IIB family hydrolase, producing the protein MKDKFKVIITDLDGTLLNNNHQVSDYTKTVFRKLSKENYLIIVATGRHHLDAMPLLKNLGCPFYLVTSNGGRIHSPKKELIYSFDIKSEAIKSILDLEISPEFTTVLFQENVWLSNKVNEKLNSFQEEMNYPNEIVNFDEVTDLSAIKLFFTHDHHHKLVELKDRIMQDHSDDFHFAFSLPFCLEFMDKSVDKSVAIAKILEIENHSFEQSIAFGDGFNDEKMLLSAGKALIMQNAVESLKNKLPHLEVISSNEEDGVATYLANSIACF; encoded by the coding sequence ATGAAAGATAAATTTAAAGTAATAATAACTGATTTAGACGGGACATTACTCAATAACAATCACCAAGTTTCCGACTATACCAAGACCGTTTTCCGCAAACTTTCCAAGGAAAACTACTTAATAATTGTTGCTACAGGTCGACATCATTTGGATGCGATGCCGCTATTGAAAAATTTAGGTTGCCCGTTTTATTTGGTGACTTCGAATGGAGGCCGGATTCATTCCCCTAAAAAAGAATTGATTTATTCGTTTGATATAAAAAGTGAGGCCATAAAATCGATTTTGGATTTAGAAATTAGCCCAGAGTTTACCACCGTACTATTTCAAGAAAATGTTTGGTTGTCTAATAAAGTAAACGAAAAATTGAATAGCTTTCAGGAAGAAATGAATTATCCGAATGAAATTGTTAATTTTGATGAAGTTACTGACTTGAGTGCGATAAAATTATTTTTCACTCACGACCATCATCACAAGTTGGTTGAACTAAAAGACCGGATAATGCAAGACCATTCCGATGATTTTCATTTCGCCTTTAGTCTACCATTTTGTTTGGAATTTATGGATAAATCGGTCGATAAGAGTGTGGCGATTGCTAAAATTCTAGAAATAGAAAATCACAGTTTCGAGCAATCTATAGCTTTTGGCGATGGGTTTAATGATGAAAAAATGCTACTTTCGGCGGGTAAAGCTTTGATTATGCAAAATGCTGTCGAAAGTTTGAAAAACAAACTGCCACATTTAGAAGTGATTTCGTCTAACGAGGAAGATGGGGTGGCAACATATTTAGCGAATAGTATAGCCTGTTTTTGA
- a CDS encoding YifB family Mg chelatase-like AAA ATPase, which translates to MLVKVFGSAVFGVEATTITVEVNIDKGIGYHLVGLPDNAIKESSYRIAAALKNNSYELPGKKITINMAPADLRKEGSAYDLTLAIGILIASGQIKGDDIDKYVIMGELSLDGSLQPIRGALPIAIKAKEEGFKGFFLPIQNVKEAAIVTGLDVYGVENIQQVIDFFEGKGTLEPTIIDTRAEFYKTLDFPEFDFSDVKGQESIKRCMEIAAAGGHNIILIGPPGAGKTMLAKRLPSILPPMTLREALETTKIHSVAGKLKEVGLMNQRPFRSPHHTISNVALVGGGSYPQPGEISMAHNGVLFLDELPEFKREVLEVMRQPLEDREVTISRAKFTVTYPSSFMLVASMNPSPSGFFNDPDSPQTSSPHEMQRYLSKISGPLLDRIDIHIEVTPVPFEKLSEEQKAESSVDIRKRVTAAREIQSERFVQMENIHYNAQMNTKHIREYCVLDDVSKQLLKTAMERLNLSARAYDRILKVARTIADLEAAPNVISSHIAEAIQYRSLDRDGWLG; encoded by the coding sequence ATGCTAGTCAAAGTTTTTGGAAGTGCCGTTTTTGGGGTCGAAGCCACCACCATTACTGTAGAAGTCAATATAGATAAAGGAATTGGTTATCATTTAGTGGGATTGCCCGACAATGCGATTAAAGAAAGTAGTTATCGAATTGCTGCTGCTCTTAAGAATAATAGTTATGAGCTTCCAGGCAAGAAGATTACCATCAATATGGCACCAGCCGATTTACGAAAAGAAGGTTCGGCTTATGATTTGACTCTCGCCATTGGAATTCTTATAGCTTCAGGGCAAATTAAAGGCGATGACATTGACAAATATGTCATTATGGGCGAACTTTCGTTGGACGGCAGTTTGCAACCCATTCGTGGGGCTTTGCCGATTGCTATTAAAGCCAAAGAAGAAGGTTTCAAAGGTTTTTTTCTTCCCATCCAAAATGTAAAAGAAGCTGCCATTGTTACAGGTTTAGATGTTTATGGTGTCGAGAATATTCAGCAAGTGATAGATTTTTTTGAAGGAAAAGGAACTTTAGAACCCACAATAATTGACACTAGAGCCGAATTTTATAAAACTTTAGACTTTCCAGAATTCGATTTTAGCGATGTGAAAGGGCAGGAGTCTATAAAAAGGTGTATGGAAATTGCCGCAGCTGGCGGTCATAACATCATATTGATTGGTCCACCAGGAGCAGGAAAAACAATGCTTGCCAAACGTTTACCAAGCATTTTACCGCCAATGACTTTGCGAGAAGCATTAGAAACTACAAAAATTCATAGTGTTGCCGGAAAATTGAAAGAAGTGGGTTTAATGAATCAACGCCCTTTTAGAAGTCCTCACCATACCATCTCGAACGTAGCGCTCGTTGGTGGCGGAAGTTATCCGCAACCGGGTGAAATTTCGATGGCACACAATGGGGTTTTGTTTCTAGACGAATTGCCAGAATTCAAACGAGAGGTTCTAGAAGTGATGCGTCAACCTTTGGAAGATCGAGAGGTGACCATTTCGAGAGCCAAGTTTACGGTGACCTATCCTTCGTCTTTTATGTTAGTAGCGAGTATGAATCCAAGCCCAAGTGGTTTTTTTAATGATCCTGATTCGCCACAAACTTCTTCGCCACACGAAATGCAACGCTATTTGAGTAAGATTTCTGGTCCTTTATTGGATAGAATCGACATTCATATTGAAGTAACGCCCGTTCCTTTCGAAAAACTCTCCGAAGAACAAAAAGCCGAAAGCAGTGTCGATATTCGAAAACGAGTAACTGCTGCAAGAGAAATTCAATCGGAACGTTTTGTACAAATGGAAAACATTCATTACAATGCCCAAATGAATACCAAACACATTCGGGAATATTGCGTTCTTGATGATGTTTCGAAACAATTATTAAAAACTGCAATGGAACGCTTGAATCTTTCTGCTCGTGCTTATGATAGAATACTGAAAGTTGCTAGAACCATCGCCGATTTAGAAGCTGCTCCAAATGTTATTTCCTCCCACATTGCTGAAGCGATTCAGTATCGAAGTTTGGATCGTGATGGTTGGTTGGGGTAG
- a CDS encoding phosphoribosylaminoimidazolesuccinocarboxamide synthase, which yields MNTITTTHFNFPNQKSVYRGKVREVYNINDELLVMVATDRLSAFDVVLPKGIPYKGQILNQIATQFMEMTQDIVPNWLIATPDPNVAVGHLCEPFKVEMVIRGYVSGHAAREYAAGRRQICGVTMAEGLKENDKFPEPIITPTTKADNGSHDEDISREDILSKGIVTEEDYLVLEKYTRALFQRGTEIAASRGLILVDTKYEFGKTKDGVIVLIDEIHTPDSSRYFYSEGYQERQDRAEEQKQLSKEFVRRWLIENGFQGQEGQQIPNMTDEYIETVSERYIELYENILGEKFVKADISNINERIEKNVLEYLANR from the coding sequence ATGAACACAATCACTACAACGCATTTCAATTTTCCCAACCAAAAGTCAGTATATAGAGGTAAAGTAAGAGAAGTTTACAATATCAATGATGAACTTTTGGTGATGGTGGCTACCGATAGGCTTTCGGCTTTTGATGTGGTTTTACCAAAGGGGATTCCCTATAAAGGTCAAATCCTGAATCAAATTGCTACGCAATTTATGGAAATGACTCAAGATATTGTTCCCAATTGGTTAATTGCTACTCCAGATCCAAACGTGGCTGTTGGTCATTTGTGTGAGCCTTTTAAGGTGGAAATGGTGATTCGGGGCTATGTTTCAGGTCACGCTGCTCGGGAATACGCTGCAGGAAGAAGACAAATTTGTGGTGTAACTATGGCCGAAGGATTGAAGGAAAACGACAAATTTCCAGAGCCTATCATCACACCTACTACCAAAGCCGATAATGGTTCGCACGATGAGGATATTTCACGTGAGGATATATTATCGAAAGGGATTGTTACAGAAGAAGATTATTTGGTTTTAGAAAAATATACGCGCGCTTTATTTCAAAGAGGAACCGAAATTGCAGCCAGTCGCGGATTGATTTTGGTAGATACCAAATATGAATTTGGCAAAACCAAAGACGGTGTTATTGTGCTGATTGATGAAATTCACACGCCGGATTCTTCTCGTTATTTCTATTCAGAGGGCTATCAAGAAAGACAAGATCGAGCTGAAGAGCAAAAACAATTGTCGAAAGAATTTGTACGTCGTTGGTTGATCGAAAATGGTTTTCAAGGACAGGAAGGGCAACAAATCCCGAATATGACGGACGAATATATCGAAACCGTTTCGGAAAGATATATCGAATTATACGAAAACATCTTAGGAGAAAAATTTGTAAAAGCTGATATTTCTAATATCAACGAACGAATCGAAAAAAATGTTTTGGAGTATCTCGCGAATAGATAG
- a CDS encoding REP-associated tyrosine transposase has translation MKEKEGFIIRDQSKAHFITATVVDWVDVFSRKTYKDCVIESLDFCVKNKGMILYGFVIMSNHIHLIIQSENSKLSDLIRDFKKFTAKTILNKIETEPESRADWMLKRFEFACKSHSRNEKYQFWQYGNHPEEIFSEKFFWSKLDYIHLNPVRAGIVAKASHYMYSSASNYVEDSGIIEITKVDNPVIDVLNPQSISTIYNW, from the coding sequence ATGAAAGAAAAAGAAGGATTTATAATTCGAGATCAATCCAAAGCGCATTTTATAACCGCAACGGTTGTGGACTGGGTTGATGTTTTTTCTAGAAAAACATACAAAGATTGCGTCATCGAAAGTCTGGATTTTTGTGTAAAAAACAAAGGAATGATTTTGTATGGATTTGTAATTATGTCCAATCACATTCATTTAATCATTCAGTCAGAAAACAGTAAATTATCCGATTTGATTCGGGATTTCAAGAAGTTTACCGCAAAGACCATTTTGAATAAAATAGAAACAGAACCAGAAAGTAGAGCCGATTGGATGCTGAAACGTTTTGAATTTGCTTGTAAAAGTCATAGCCGAAATGAAAAATATCAGTTTTGGCAATATGGAAATCATCCTGAAGAAATTTTTTCAGAAAAGTTCTTTTGGTCGAAATTAGATTATATTCATTTGAATCCTGTTCGAGCAGGAATTGTTGCTAAAGCTTCTCATTATATGTATTCCAGTGCTTCAAATTATGTCGAAGATTCTGGAATAATAGAAATCACAAAAGTCGATAATCCGGTAATAGATGTTTTGAATCCACAATCGATTAGTACTATTTATAATTGGTAA
- a CDS encoding aminotransferase class I/II-fold pyridoxal phosphate-dependent enzyme, with translation MVVDAFPDRKILVNGVEYLYFGGTNYLGMTTNAEFQTILFESIQKWGTGYGSSRNSNIKLSIYETAEKLLAKNLNSEAALAVSSGMLAGKLVVEYLSKTTDALFHFPDAHPALMHPSSLPLLVNGELNAQLFDKSFSKITILTDAVPSQYVEPIDLDILLNVPKEIQIELVIDESNSFGILENHWQNALKKENINIIKVASLGKAIGISGGVIAGNQSFVSEIRNQDCFIGAAGMNPAFLETYVKAQAIYHSQKQKLEQNLNYIKNYFWNNEAFTFHPSYPIIYFDDALLSKKLFSNKIITTSFKYTNESGILSRIVITSNHTIEDLTQLMAIL, from the coding sequence ATGGTTGTAGATGCATTTCCAGACCGAAAAATACTAGTAAACGGGGTTGAATATCTCTATTTTGGTGGAACCAATTATTTGGGAATGACTACCAATGCTGAGTTTCAAACTATTTTATTCGAAAGCATCCAAAAATGGGGAACCGGATATGGAAGTTCACGCAATTCAAATATTAAACTGTCTATTTATGAAACTGCCGAAAAATTATTAGCAAAAAATTTAAATTCCGAGGCCGCGTTGGCAGTTTCGTCGGGAATGTTGGCGGGAAAATTAGTGGTGGAATATCTATCGAAAACCACCGACGCCCTCTTTCATTTTCCCGATGCACATCCGGCATTAATGCATCCGTCGAGTTTGCCTCTACTGGTTAACGGCGAATTGAACGCTCAACTATTCGATAAAAGCTTTTCAAAAATCACTATTTTAACAGATGCGGTACCTTCACAATATGTCGAACCCATCGATTTGGATATTTTGCTTAACGTTCCGAAAGAAATTCAAATTGAATTAGTCATAGACGAATCAAATAGTTTTGGAATCCTTGAAAACCATTGGCAAAACGCTTTAAAGAAAGAAAATATCAATATCATCAAAGTGGCATCTTTAGGAAAAGCCATTGGGATTTCAGGTGGTGTGATAGCCGGAAACCAATCATTTGTTAGCGAAATTCGGAACCAAGATTGTTTTATTGGCGCGGCAGGAATGAATCCCGCCTTTTTGGAAACCTATGTGAAGGCGCAAGCCATTTATCATTCGCAAAAGCAAAAATTAGAACAAAACCTGAACTATATTAAGAATTATTTTTGGAATAACGAAGCCTTTACGTTTCATCCCTCCTATCCGATAATTTATTTTGATGACGCCCTGCTATCAAAAAAATTATTTTCGAATAAAATCATTACGACTTCTTTCAAATACACCAATGAGTCCGGAATACTCAGTCGCATTGTGATAACTTCCAATCATACAATCGAAGATTTGACTCAACTTATGGCTATTTTATAG
- a CDS encoding Gfo/Idh/MocA family protein yields the protein MKDKIKWGIIGLGNIAHKFANDLMLIEAAELFAVASRDAEKSKEFAKRYQCKKAYSTYDAIINDPEIDILYIATPHSSHADLTIQALQNNKHILCEKPIALNYGDAFQMITASKVNTKFFMEAFWTRFNPSFREAFSIIKKGEIGEVKYINADFAFYADNLDGIGNRKTDMNLGGGSLLDIGVYPLFLCYMVLGIPIEILAKSNFHQTGADLQTSMILQYENAQAILHSSFVSTSNIEATINGTKGRINLNTLWHEAQSYTLNVGDQEEEILLPTKGKGFTYEIEECHQCIKENRIESSLWSHQNSLDLIKIVDQVRNQIGLEYPR from the coding sequence ATGAAAGATAAAATAAAATGGGGGATCATCGGTTTGGGCAATATTGCTCATAAATTTGCCAACGATTTAATGTTAATTGAAGCTGCCGAACTTTTCGCTGTAGCATCAAGAGATGCTGAGAAATCAAAAGAATTTGCCAAAAGATACCAATGCAAAAAAGCGTATTCTACATATGACGCCATAATCAACGACCCTGAAATTGATATTTTATATATTGCCACACCACATTCTTCCCACGCGGACTTGACGATACAAGCCTTGCAAAATAATAAGCACATACTTTGCGAAAAACCAATTGCCTTGAATTATGGCGATGCTTTTCAAATGATTACTGCCTCGAAGGTCAATACTAAATTTTTTATGGAAGCTTTTTGGACCCGATTTAATCCTTCTTTTCGGGAAGCTTTTTCAATAATTAAAAAGGGTGAAATAGGCGAAGTGAAATACATCAATGCTGATTTTGCTTTTTATGCTGACAACCTTGATGGCATTGGCAACAGAAAAACCGATATGAATCTTGGTGGAGGTTCTCTATTGGATATTGGCGTTTATCCCTTGTTTCTGTGTTATATGGTTTTGGGAATTCCTATTGAAATTTTGGCTAAATCTAATTTTCATCAAACAGGTGCCGATTTGCAAACTTCGATGATTTTGCAATACGAAAATGCACAAGCTATTTTGCATTCGAGTTTTGTGTCGACATCCAATATTGAAGCTACTATAAATGGTACCAAAGGGAGAATTAATTTGAATACGCTTTGGCATGAAGCTCAATCCTATACTTTAAATGTCGGGGATCAAGAAGAAGAAATTTTATTGCCTACCAAAGGCAAAGGTTTTACTTATGAAATTGAAGAATGTCATCAGTGTATTAAAGAAAACAGAATAGAGAGTTCTCTTTGGTCACACCAAAACAGTTTGGATCTTATTAAAATAGTGGATCAGGTTCGAAATCAAATCGGTTTGGAATATCCTAGGTAA
- a CDS encoding GNAT family N-acetyltransferase, translated as MNYTFHKADSTDIPDIWVILENAILRRNNDGSNQWQDGYPNPEVVKKDIDNEYGYVLKEGKTIIGYCAIVINYEPEYEKIEGKWLTNSDFVVIHRIAIAENYLGQGLSKTIIEFVEDFAKTRNIYSIKVDTNHDNFAMLKIFEKTGFTFCGIVHFRGSPRRAYEKVLL; from the coding sequence ATGAATTACACTTTCCATAAAGCTGATTCCACAGATATTCCTGATATATGGGTTATTTTAGAAAACGCAATCCTTCGCAGAAATAATGATGGCAGCAACCAATGGCAAGACGGTTATCCCAACCCGGAAGTTGTCAAAAAGGATATCGATAATGAATATGGTTATGTTTTAAAAGAGGGAAAAACCATCATTGGATATTGCGCCATTGTAATCAATTACGAACCAGAATATGAAAAAATCGAAGGGAAATGGCTCACGAATTCAGATTTTGTTGTCATACATCGAATTGCTATTGCTGAAAATTATCTCGGTCAAGGATTATCCAAAACGATCATTGAATTTGTCGAGGATTTTGCAAAAACAAGAAATATCTACAGCATCAAAGTGGACACCAACCACGACAATTTCGCTATGCTGAAAATTTTCGAAAAGACAGGTTTTACTTTCTGTGGCATCGTTCATTTCAGAGGAAGCCCAAGAAGAGCCTATGAAAAAGTGCTTTTGTAA
- a CDS encoding DEAD/DEAH box helicase: MSFNSLGLSDALLKAISKKGYTTPSPIQQKAIPPILEGKDVLASAQTGTGKTAGFTLPILQILSQGKHLSHSPIRALILTPTRELAAQILANIKEYSEYVDMRSAVIFGGVNQNPQVSQLRQGVDILVATPGRLIDLQNQGLVSLSKVEILVLDEADRMLDMGFLRDIERILKVLPSKRQNLMFSATFSKDIKKLAMGILHHPVQVEATPENTTVDAIIQKVYPCAKEKKTELIIKLITEGNWKQILVFTRTKQGANKLTEAMIGAGIKAAAIHGNKGQGARTKALASFKNGSLTALVATDIAARGLDIPLLPHVVNFELPNIPEDYVHRIGRTGRAGASGEAISLFSPDETIFLRDIEKLVGLKLPKENIRGFEPDPNASTEPIKQGQGRVQRNSTPRQPKTDTTNRSSNNSFGPRRPRQNNDRRSNR; this comes from the coding sequence ATGTCATTCAATTCATTAGGATTATCGGATGCTTTACTAAAAGCCATCAGCAAAAAAGGATACACAACTCCCTCTCCAATACAACAAAAAGCAATTCCACCTATCTTGGAAGGCAAAGATGTTTTGGCTTCTGCACAAACTGGAACAGGTAAAACAGCGGGTTTCACTTTACCGATTTTACAAATTTTATCGCAAGGAAAACACTTGAGCCACAGCCCCATTCGCGCCTTGATATTAACTCCTACACGAGAACTAGCTGCTCAAATATTAGCCAATATAAAAGAATACAGTGAGTATGTAGATATGCGCAGCGCCGTGATTTTTGGTGGTGTAAATCAAAATCCTCAAGTTAGCCAATTGCGCCAAGGTGTCGATATTTTGGTAGCAACTCCAGGTCGATTAATCGATTTGCAAAATCAAGGTTTGGTATCGCTTTCCAAAGTTGAAATCCTAGTTTTAGACGAAGCCGACCGAATGCTAGATATGGGATTTTTACGAGATATCGAACGCATCCTGAAAGTATTGCCATCCAAAAGACAAAACTTGATGTTCTCGGCCACTTTTTCCAAAGACATCAAGAAATTGGCAATGGGTATTTTACACCATCCCGTTCAGGTCGAAGCCACTCCCGAAAACACAACCGTTGACGCCATTATCCAAAAAGTATATCCTTGTGCCAAAGAGAAAAAAACCGAACTAATCATCAAACTGATTACGGAAGGCAACTGGAAACAGATTTTGGTTTTTACGCGAACCAAACAAGGCGCCAACAAACTAACCGAAGCGATGATTGGTGCCGGCATCAAAGCCGCTGCGATTCACGGAAACAAAGGGCAAGGTGCAAGAACCAAGGCCTTAGCCAGTTTCAAAAACGGAAGCCTAACCGCTTTAGTCGCCACAGATATTGCCGCTCGAGGTTTGGATATTCCATTATTGCCTCACGTGGTTAATTTTGAATTGCCCAATATTCCCGAAGATTACGTACACCGAATTGGTCGTACTGGTCGTGCTGGAGCCAGTGGAGAAGCCATTTCGTTGTTTAGTCCAGACGAAACTATTTTTCTACGTGATATCGAAAAATTGGTGGGTTTGAAATTGCCAAAAGAAAACATCAGAGGTTTTGAGCCAGATCCCAATGCTTCAACCGAACCCATAAAACAAGGGCAAGGAAGAGTGCAACGCAATTCAACTCCTCGCCAACCCAAAACAGATACTACAAATCGAAGCAGCAATAACAGCTTTGGCCCAAGACGTCCGCGTCAAAATAATGATAGACGGTCTAATAGATAG
- a CDS encoding dipeptide epimerase: protein MKLIIRTYNLKLKHPFTISRETHTIQPSLIVELQSEGYSGFGEATSNPYYKITVDSMKANLEKIIPFIESVTNETPEEFWQKAHQFLQHDMFALCALDLAYNDWYARKQAKKLYELWGYSTDKNPMTDYTIGIDSIEKMVSKMKELPWPIYKIKLGTKEDIAIVTELRKHTNAIFRIDANCGWTVDEALHNAIELKKLGVEFLEQPLKADNWEGHKQLFENSVLPIIADESCIVEEDVAKCHNHFHGVNVKLVKCGGLTPARRMISQAKKLGMKTMVGCMTESTVGISAIAHLLPELDFVDMDGGLLLAEDIATGITLNDGVIQYSDLHGTGVTLIS, encoded by the coding sequence ATGAAATTAATTATCCGAACCTACAACCTTAAATTAAAACATCCATTTACCATTTCTCGTGAAACGCATACCATACAACCGTCGTTAATAGTCGAATTACAGAGCGAAGGCTATTCCGGCTTTGGCGAAGCCACCTCCAATCCCTATTATAAAATTACAGTGGATTCGATGAAGGCCAATTTAGAAAAAATCATTCCATTCATCGAAAGTGTTACCAATGAAACTCCTGAAGAATTTTGGCAAAAAGCGCATCAATTTTTGCAGCACGATATGTTCGCGCTTTGTGCTTTAGATTTGGCGTACAATGATTGGTATGCCAGAAAACAAGCCAAAAAACTATACGAATTATGGGGTTATTCAACCGATAAAAACCCAATGACCGATTATACAATTGGAATAGACAGCATCGAGAAAATGGTGTCGAAGATGAAAGAATTGCCCTGGCCAATCTATAAAATCAAGTTGGGAACCAAAGAAGATATCGCCATTGTTACCGAACTAAGGAAGCACACCAACGCTATTTTTAGAATTGATGCCAATTGCGGTTGGACGGTCGATGAAGCACTACATAATGCAATTGAATTGAAAAAATTAGGCGTTGAATTCTTAGAACAGCCACTGAAAGCGGACAATTGGGAAGGTCACAAACAATTATTCGAAAATTCAGTTTTACCTATTATCGCTGATGAAAGTTGTATTGTGGAAGAAGATGTGGCCAAATGTCATAACCATTTTCACGGTGTCAATGTCAAATTAGTAAAATGCGGCGGACTGACTCCAGCCAGAAGAATGATTTCGCAAGCCAAAAAACTGGGAATGAAAACGATGGTGGGTTGTATGACCGAATCTACCGTAGGAATTTCAGCCATTGCCCATTTATTACCCGAATTAGACTTTGTCGATATGGATGGCGGATTATTATTGGCCGAAGACATTGCCACGGGAATTACGCTAAACGATGGGGTAATTCAATACTCGGACTTGCACGGCACAGGAGTAACTTTAATCTCCTAA